The Eleginops maclovinus isolate JMC-PN-2008 ecotype Puerto Natales chromosome 3, JC_Emac_rtc_rv5, whole genome shotgun sequence genome includes a region encoding these proteins:
- the adar gene encoding double-stranded RNA-specific adenosine deaminase isoform X3, whose protein sequence is MSRGRGGPYKEQYRHPPPDFPAKDNYYRPGLSSFYPRAGPQQSPYSSYYNSPGRPVGPIEPPPAHFTPSAPPLSKHNKVTPKPEVPNSSHYQNHSPSPCPNSFQYQQAEFLRGHSSEAPQFRANPRGGGGGGGGGGGGGGGGGGSSGVASDRWPNCSYQPPAGYNRYSYPNSSPRGRGGYSQDQRSVYPGAPRGTPGPRHPNPNQLPAQKQNQYSWRVQTDSVCDDFQNISLHRNSPNRGERFVRHSASSNSASSSSTKVNITLTSDIQDRVYRALAALKPNDCICAKLLGKQLHLPKKIVNQALYSLERSQKASKQGLLPPEWSLYREPLSGEEYQNYKVQSSPSHLCGSPGHPADPEVKVELKTDTEESRRKEEEDCDTESTSSCSSSSESSESEESRSPAEGQQEEKNHSCATSSPDPELALPTMAEQKELILQYLLTSGKATSLVISKNLGLRTAKQVNSTLYSLEKQGEIIRNKEVTPATWELSTHRRERMERSIKAAKIPRFEGSQMGEEPSRGAKGGGSVFLPSPRLPPITGFDPLLVPEGWKPEQSRSDGHAIKSKTFLASFKEEETNEGQWATDDIPEFLNAIRRETDAGKLLADHSNNSVGTVAVSLAAPPPQNLWAKLQEVRLKNPVSGLMEYAQYLGHNCEFLLLDQSGPSHDPRFRMQVMLNGRLFPVAEASSKKVAKKDAAAATLRILITEMQGGPSTGDDGNTANVDQAMEVLPDTSVSESTGGGFGTTSVEGMGTGTGTGTVEGPRPPLSRSLPGGKNPVSVLMEYSQRSENPIEFIITGQAGPPHDPRFMYRVKVGESLFAEASAPSKKAARQLAAEEAVKELMADGRLQLNKPQLPLGSSSDSDGSGSGTTCPSLPPLTADELRAAHEAGVGDLINHLNNNAVSGLLEYARARGFAAEIRLVGQSGPPHEPKFTYQAKLGGRWFPPVCASNKKQGKQEAADAALRVLIGEAERAARTGELIPAELPVSGSTLHDQIAMLSHQRFNALTTRIQHSLLGRKILATIVMRRGEGLGTVVSLGTGNRCVKGEELSLKGDTVNDCHAEIISRRGFVRFLYIELLKHYDGTDDSIFEEAEDNKLRIKSDITFHLYISTAPCGDGALFDKSCSESGDDVEGHQPLFENAKQGKLRTKVENGEGTIPVESSAIVPTWDGIQHGERLRTMSCSDKILRWNVLGLQGSLLTHFLHPIYLKSITLGYLYSHGHLTRAVCCRLARDGEAFTQSLPPPFMLNHPEVGRVSVYDSTRHTGKTKESSVNWSYPDQHSVEVLDGTKGKLDGNKVSVSRVSKSNLFCLFRSVCQRSGRTELLSLPSYSQAKMSAMSFQLAKQQFFRALSGHGYGAWIGKPLEEKSFESGEGNANNGACFPVGFASSRNGGVVDIKQEEA, encoded by the exons ATGAGCAGAGGTAGAGGAGGGCCCTACAAAGAACAGTACAGGCATCCTCCACCTGACTTCCCGGCCAAGGACAATTACTACAGACCTGGCCTATCCTCCTTTTACCCTAGAGCTGGCCCACAGCAGAGCCCATACTCAAGTTACTACAACAGCCCTGGTCGTCCTGTAGGACCCATAGAGCCGCCCCCAGCTCATTTCAccccctctgccccccccctaTCAAAGCACAATAAAGTCACCCCTAAACCAGAGGTCCCCAACAGCTCTCATTATCAGAATCACAGCCCCAGTCCTTGTCCTAATTCCTTTCAGTACCAACAGGCAGAGTTTCTGAGAGGACACAGCTCTGAGGCGCCACAGTTCAGAGCCAATCCACgtggaggcggaggaggaggaggaggcggaggaggaggaggaggaggaggcggtggCAGCAGCGGAGTTGCATCCGACAGGTGGCCTAATTGTTCGTACCAGCCACCAGCAGGATACAACAGATATTCATACCCCAACAGCAGCCCAAGAGGTAGAGGGGGGTACAGTCAAGATCAGAGGTCTGTATACCCAGGAGCCCCGAGAGGCACCCCAGGACCTCGACACCCTAATCCGAACCAGTTACCAGCGCAGAAGCAAAACCAATACTCATGGCGTGTTCAAACAGACTCGGTGTGTGACGATTTTCAGAATATATCTCTTCATCGAAACTCTCCcaacagaggagagaggttTGTCAGACATTCTGCATCCAGCAACTCAGCAAGTTCAAGCTCGACTAAAGTTAACATCACTCTAACTTCTGACATCCAGGACCGAGTTTACAGGGCTTTGGCTGCCTTGAAGCCGAACGACTGTATCTGTGCAAAATTGTTGGGCAAACAACTGCATCTGCCTAAAAAGATAGTGAACCAGGCTCTCTACTCTTTGGAGCGCTCTCAGAAAGCCTCCAAGCAAGGACTCCTCCCTCCTGAGTGGAGTCTTTACAGAGAGCCTCTCAGTGGCGAGGAATATCAAAATTACAAAGTACAAAGTTCACCTTCCCATCTGTGTGGTAGCCCAGGACACCCTGCAGATCCTGAAGTCAAGGTTGAgctaaaaacagacacagaagaAAGccgaagaaaagaagaagaggactgTGACACAGAATCcacttcttcctgctcctcctcttcagagTCATCTGAGTCTGAAGAATCCCGGTCGCCAGCAGAGGgtcagcaggaggagaaaaatcATTCCTGTGCTACTAGCTCCCCTGATCCCGAACTTGCGCTTCCCACAATGGCTGAGCAGAAAGAGCTAATTCTGCAGTACCTCCTCACTTCAGGGAAGGCAACTTCTCTGGTCATATCCAAAAATTTGGGTCTCAGGACTGCCAAGCAGGTGAATTCCACCCTGTACTCGCTGGAGAAACAAGGTGAAATAATTAGGAACAAGGAAGTTACCCCTGCCACCTGGGAGCTCTCCACCCACCGCAGAGAGAGGATGGAAAGGAGCATTAAAGCCGCCAAGATCCCTCGCTTTGAGGGGAGTCAGATGGGGGAGGAACCCAGTAGAGGAGCAAAGGGAGGAGGCTCTGTTTTTCTCCCTTCGCCTCGACTACCGCCAATCACAGGCTTCGATCCACTGCTAGTCCCTGAGGGTTGGAAACCAGAACAAAGTCGTAGTGATGGTCACGCTATCAAG tCCAAAACCTTCCTCGCCTCATTTAAAGAGGAAGAGACAAACGAAGGACAGTGGGCCACTGACGACATCCCGGAATTCCTCAACGCTATTCGCAGAGAGACAGACGCTGGGAAACTACTAGCAGATCATAGTAATAACTCTGTGGGAACTGTAGCTGTGTCGCTGGCTGCTCCACCTCCCCAGAACCTGTGGGCCAAACTACAGGAGGTGAGGCTGAAGAACCCTGTCAGCGGCCTCATGGAGTACGCCCAGTATCTGGGCCATAACTGTGAGTTCCTGCTCCTCGACCAGTCAGGACCCTCTCACGATCCGAG GTTTCGAATGCAGGTGATGCTCAATGGGAGGCTGTTTCCTGTCGCTGAGGCGTCTAGTAAGAAGGTTGCGAAAAAGGACGCTGCTGCCGCTACCCTGCGTATTCTTATCACAGAGATGCAAGGAGGGCCGAGTACGGGAGACGATGGAAATACCGCCAATGTGGACCAAGCGATGGAGGTACTCCCAGACACCAGT GTGTCTGAAAGCACAGGGGGCGGTTTTGGGACGACGAGTGTGGAAGGGATGGGGACGGGGACGGGGACGGGGACGGTGGAAGGACCTCGACCGCCGCTGTCCCGCTCTCTGCCTGGTGGAAAGAATCCGGTGTCGGTCCTGATGGAGTACAGCCAGCGCAGCGAGAACCCCATCGAATTCATCATCACCGGGCAGGCCGGCCCTCCTCATGACCCGAG GTTCATGTACAGGGTGAAGGTCGGGGAGAGCTTGTTTGCAGAGGCCTCGGCTCCAAGCAAGAAGGCAGCCCGCCAGCTGGCAGCAGAGGAGGCCGTGAAAGAGTTAATGGCTGACGGAAGACTGCAGCTCAACAAG CCTCAGTTGCCCCTGGGCTCCTCCAGTGATAGCGACGGCAGTGGTTCTGGGACTACATGTCCCTCTTTGCCCCCTCTGACTGCAGATGAATTGCGAGCAGCTCACGAGGCAGGGGTTGGGGACCTCATTAACCACCTAAACAACAACGCAGTGTCGGGTCTTCTGGAGTACGCTAGAGCCCGGGGTTTTGCCGCTGAGATCCGACTGGTGGGCCAGTCTGGGCCCCCACACGAGCCCAA GTTCACATATCAGGCTAAGCTGGGCGGACGCTGGTTCCCTCCAGTGTGTGCGTCCAACAAGAAGCAGggaaaacaggaagcagcagatgCCGCTCTACGGGTTCTGATTGGAGAGGCTGAGAGGGCAGCCCGCACTGGGGAGCTAATCCCAGCTGAG CTCCCTGTGAGTGGCAGCACTTTGCATGACCAGATAGCAATGTTGAGTCACCAGCGCTTCAACGCCCTGACCACACGTATCCAGCACAGCCTTCTGGGACGCAAGATTCTCGCCACCATTGTCATGAGGCGGGGGGAGGGCCTTGGGACCGTTGTCAGCCTGGGAACTG GAAATCGCTGTGTTAAAGGGGAGGAACTGAGCCTTAAAGGGGACACTGTTAACGATTGCCATGCGGAAATCATCTCCAGAAGGGGATTTGTTCG gTTTCTGTACATTGAGCTGCTCAAGCACTATGACGGCACAGACGACAGTATATTTGAGGAAGCGGAGGACAACAAACTTCGAATCAAATCTGACATCACCTTTCACCTCTACATCAG CACGGCACCTTGCGGGGACGGCGCTCTGTTTGACAAGTCATGCAGTGAGTCAGGGGACGACGTTGAGGGTCATCAGCCTCTCTTTGAGAATGCTAAGCAGGGCAAACTCCGTACCAAAGTGGAGAACG GCGAGGGCACCATCCCAGTGGAGTCCAGTGCCATTGTCCCCACCTGGGACGGCATCCAGCACGGCGAGAGGCTGCGAACCATGAGCTGCAGCGATAAGATCCTGCGGTGGAACGTGTTGGGCCTGCAGGGGTCGCTGCTCACCCATTTCCTGCATCCCATCTACCTGAAGTCCATCACACTAG GCTATCTGTACAGCCACGGGCACCTCACACGTGCCGTTTGCTGTCGGCTGGCCAGAGACGGTGAGGCATTCACACAGagtctccctcctcccttcatGCTGAATCACCCAGAG GTCGGCAGGGTGAGCGTGTACGACTCGACGCGGCACACAGGCAAGACCAAGGAGTCCAGTGTGAACTGGAGCTATCCAGACCAGCACAGTGTGGAGGTGCTGGACGGTACCAAAGGCAAACTGGATGG GAACAAAGTGAGCGTGTCCAGAGTCTCCAAGTCCAATCTATTCTGTCTGTTCCGCTCTGTGTGCCAGCGGAGCGGCCGCACCGAACTCCTCTCCCTGCCCTCATACTCCCAGGCCAAGATGTCGGCCATGTCCTTCCAGCTAGCCAAGCAGCAGTTCTTCCGAGCTCTCAGCGGCCACGGTTACGGCGCCTGGATCGGCAAGCCGCTAGAAGAGAAGAGCTTTGAGTCCGGGGAGGGAAACGCGAACAATGGAGCGTGTTTCCCTGTGGGGTTCGCCAGCAGTAGAAACGGAGGCGTAGTGGATATCAAGCAAGAGGAGGCATAG
- the adar gene encoding double-stranded RNA-specific adenosine deaminase isoform X2, producing the protein MSRGRGGPYKEQYRHPPPDFPAKDNYYRPGLSSFYPRAGPQQSPYSSYYNSPGRPVGPIEPPPAHFTPSAPPLSKHNKVTPKPEVPNSSHYQNHSPSPCPNSFQYQQAEFLRGHSSEAPQFRANPRGGGGGGGGGGGGGGGGGGSSGVASDRWPNCSYQPPAGYNRYSYPNSSPRGRGGYSQDQRSVYPGAPRGTPGPRHPNPNQLPAQKQNQYSWRVQTDSVCDDFQNISLHRNSPNRGERFVRHSASSNSASSSSTKVNITLTSDIQDRVYRALAALKPNDCICAKLLGKQLHLPKKIVNQALYSLERSQKASKQGLLPPEWSLYREPLSGEEYQNYKVQSSPSHLCGSPGHPADPEVKVELKTDTEESRRKEEEDCDTESTSSCSSSSESSESEESRSPAEGQQEEKNHSCATSSPDPELALPTMAEQKELILQYLLTSGKATSLVISKNLGLRTAKQVNSTLYSLEKQGEIIRNKEVTPATWELSTHRRERMERSIKAAKIPRFEGSQMGEEPSRGAKGGGSVFLPSPRLPPITGFDPLLVPEGWKPEQSRSDGHAIKSKTFLASFKEEETNEGQWATDDIPEFLNAIRRETDAGKLLADHSNNSVGTVAVSLAAPPPQNLWAKLQEVRLKNPVSGLMEYAQYLGHNCEFLLLDQSGPSHDPRFRMQVMLNGRLFPVAEASSKKVAKKDAAAATLRILITEMQGGPSTGDDGNTANVDQAMEVSESTGGGFGTTSVEGMGTGTGTGTVEGPRPPLSRSLPGGKNPVSVLMEYSQRSENPIEFIITGQAGPPHDPRFMYRVKVGESLFAEASAPSKKAARQLAAEEAVKELMADGRLQLNKPQLPLGSSSDSDGSGSGTTCPSLPPLTADELRAAHEAGVGDLINHLNNNAVSGLLEYARARGFAAEIRLVGQSGPPHEPKFTYQAKLGGRWFPPVCASNKKQGKQEAADAALRVLIGEAERAARTGELIPAELPVSGSTLHDQIAMLSHQRFNALTTRIQHSLLGRKILATIVMRRGEGLGTVVSLGTGNRCVKGEELSLKGDTVNDCHAEIISRRGFVRFLYIELLKHYDGTDDSIFEEAEDNKLRIKSDITFHLYISTAPCGDGALFDKSCSESGDDVEGHQPLFENAKQGKLRTKVENGEGTIPVESSAIVPTWDGIQHGERLRTMSCSDKILRWNVLGLQGSLLTHFLHPIYLKSITLGYLYSHGHLTRAVCCRLARDGEAFTQSLPPPFMLNHPEVGRVSVYDSTRHTGKTKESSVNWSYPDQHSVEVLDGTKGKLDGFKSILSPSRDGFTQELSVPPKRFPKMNKVSVSRVSKSNLFCLFRSVCQRSGRTELLSLPSYSQAKMSAMSFQLAKQQFFRALSGHGYGAWIGKPLEEKSFESGEGNANNGACFPVGFASSRNGGVVDIKQEEA; encoded by the exons ATGAGCAGAGGTAGAGGAGGGCCCTACAAAGAACAGTACAGGCATCCTCCACCTGACTTCCCGGCCAAGGACAATTACTACAGACCTGGCCTATCCTCCTTTTACCCTAGAGCTGGCCCACAGCAGAGCCCATACTCAAGTTACTACAACAGCCCTGGTCGTCCTGTAGGACCCATAGAGCCGCCCCCAGCTCATTTCAccccctctgccccccccctaTCAAAGCACAATAAAGTCACCCCTAAACCAGAGGTCCCCAACAGCTCTCATTATCAGAATCACAGCCCCAGTCCTTGTCCTAATTCCTTTCAGTACCAACAGGCAGAGTTTCTGAGAGGACACAGCTCTGAGGCGCCACAGTTCAGAGCCAATCCACgtggaggcggaggaggaggaggaggcggaggaggaggaggaggaggaggcggtggCAGCAGCGGAGTTGCATCCGACAGGTGGCCTAATTGTTCGTACCAGCCACCAGCAGGATACAACAGATATTCATACCCCAACAGCAGCCCAAGAGGTAGAGGGGGGTACAGTCAAGATCAGAGGTCTGTATACCCAGGAGCCCCGAGAGGCACCCCAGGACCTCGACACCCTAATCCGAACCAGTTACCAGCGCAGAAGCAAAACCAATACTCATGGCGTGTTCAAACAGACTCGGTGTGTGACGATTTTCAGAATATATCTCTTCATCGAAACTCTCCcaacagaggagagaggttTGTCAGACATTCTGCATCCAGCAACTCAGCAAGTTCAAGCTCGACTAAAGTTAACATCACTCTAACTTCTGACATCCAGGACCGAGTTTACAGGGCTTTGGCTGCCTTGAAGCCGAACGACTGTATCTGTGCAAAATTGTTGGGCAAACAACTGCATCTGCCTAAAAAGATAGTGAACCAGGCTCTCTACTCTTTGGAGCGCTCTCAGAAAGCCTCCAAGCAAGGACTCCTCCCTCCTGAGTGGAGTCTTTACAGAGAGCCTCTCAGTGGCGAGGAATATCAAAATTACAAAGTACAAAGTTCACCTTCCCATCTGTGTGGTAGCCCAGGACACCCTGCAGATCCTGAAGTCAAGGTTGAgctaaaaacagacacagaagaAAGccgaagaaaagaagaagaggactgTGACACAGAATCcacttcttcctgctcctcctcttcagagTCATCTGAGTCTGAAGAATCCCGGTCGCCAGCAGAGGgtcagcaggaggagaaaaatcATTCCTGTGCTACTAGCTCCCCTGATCCCGAACTTGCGCTTCCCACAATGGCTGAGCAGAAAGAGCTAATTCTGCAGTACCTCCTCACTTCAGGGAAGGCAACTTCTCTGGTCATATCCAAAAATTTGGGTCTCAGGACTGCCAAGCAGGTGAATTCCACCCTGTACTCGCTGGAGAAACAAGGTGAAATAATTAGGAACAAGGAAGTTACCCCTGCCACCTGGGAGCTCTCCACCCACCGCAGAGAGAGGATGGAAAGGAGCATTAAAGCCGCCAAGATCCCTCGCTTTGAGGGGAGTCAGATGGGGGAGGAACCCAGTAGAGGAGCAAAGGGAGGAGGCTCTGTTTTTCTCCCTTCGCCTCGACTACCGCCAATCACAGGCTTCGATCCACTGCTAGTCCCTGAGGGTTGGAAACCAGAACAAAGTCGTAGTGATGGTCACGCTATCAAG tCCAAAACCTTCCTCGCCTCATTTAAAGAGGAAGAGACAAACGAAGGACAGTGGGCCACTGACGACATCCCGGAATTCCTCAACGCTATTCGCAGAGAGACAGACGCTGGGAAACTACTAGCAGATCATAGTAATAACTCTGTGGGAACTGTAGCTGTGTCGCTGGCTGCTCCACCTCCCCAGAACCTGTGGGCCAAACTACAGGAGGTGAGGCTGAAGAACCCTGTCAGCGGCCTCATGGAGTACGCCCAGTATCTGGGCCATAACTGTGAGTTCCTGCTCCTCGACCAGTCAGGACCCTCTCACGATCCGAG GTTTCGAATGCAGGTGATGCTCAATGGGAGGCTGTTTCCTGTCGCTGAGGCGTCTAGTAAGAAGGTTGCGAAAAAGGACGCTGCTGCCGCTACCCTGCGTATTCTTATCACAGAGATGCAAGGAGGGCCGAGTACGGGAGACGATGGAAATACCGCCAATGTGGACCAAGCGATGGAG GTGTCTGAAAGCACAGGGGGCGGTTTTGGGACGACGAGTGTGGAAGGGATGGGGACGGGGACGGGGACGGGGACGGTGGAAGGACCTCGACCGCCGCTGTCCCGCTCTCTGCCTGGTGGAAAGAATCCGGTGTCGGTCCTGATGGAGTACAGCCAGCGCAGCGAGAACCCCATCGAATTCATCATCACCGGGCAGGCCGGCCCTCCTCATGACCCGAG GTTCATGTACAGGGTGAAGGTCGGGGAGAGCTTGTTTGCAGAGGCCTCGGCTCCAAGCAAGAAGGCAGCCCGCCAGCTGGCAGCAGAGGAGGCCGTGAAAGAGTTAATGGCTGACGGAAGACTGCAGCTCAACAAG CCTCAGTTGCCCCTGGGCTCCTCCAGTGATAGCGACGGCAGTGGTTCTGGGACTACATGTCCCTCTTTGCCCCCTCTGACTGCAGATGAATTGCGAGCAGCTCACGAGGCAGGGGTTGGGGACCTCATTAACCACCTAAACAACAACGCAGTGTCGGGTCTTCTGGAGTACGCTAGAGCCCGGGGTTTTGCCGCTGAGATCCGACTGGTGGGCCAGTCTGGGCCCCCACACGAGCCCAA GTTCACATATCAGGCTAAGCTGGGCGGACGCTGGTTCCCTCCAGTGTGTGCGTCCAACAAGAAGCAGggaaaacaggaagcagcagatgCCGCTCTACGGGTTCTGATTGGAGAGGCTGAGAGGGCAGCCCGCACTGGGGAGCTAATCCCAGCTGAG CTCCCTGTGAGTGGCAGCACTTTGCATGACCAGATAGCAATGTTGAGTCACCAGCGCTTCAACGCCCTGACCACACGTATCCAGCACAGCCTTCTGGGACGCAAGATTCTCGCCACCATTGTCATGAGGCGGGGGGAGGGCCTTGGGACCGTTGTCAGCCTGGGAACTG GAAATCGCTGTGTTAAAGGGGAGGAACTGAGCCTTAAAGGGGACACTGTTAACGATTGCCATGCGGAAATCATCTCCAGAAGGGGATTTGTTCG gTTTCTGTACATTGAGCTGCTCAAGCACTATGACGGCACAGACGACAGTATATTTGAGGAAGCGGAGGACAACAAACTTCGAATCAAATCTGACATCACCTTTCACCTCTACATCAG CACGGCACCTTGCGGGGACGGCGCTCTGTTTGACAAGTCATGCAGTGAGTCAGGGGACGACGTTGAGGGTCATCAGCCTCTCTTTGAGAATGCTAAGCAGGGCAAACTCCGTACCAAAGTGGAGAACG GCGAGGGCACCATCCCAGTGGAGTCCAGTGCCATTGTCCCCACCTGGGACGGCATCCAGCACGGCGAGAGGCTGCGAACCATGAGCTGCAGCGATAAGATCCTGCGGTGGAACGTGTTGGGCCTGCAGGGGTCGCTGCTCACCCATTTCCTGCATCCCATCTACCTGAAGTCCATCACACTAG GCTATCTGTACAGCCACGGGCACCTCACACGTGCCGTTTGCTGTCGGCTGGCCAGAGACGGTGAGGCATTCACACAGagtctccctcctcccttcatGCTGAATCACCCAGAG GTCGGCAGGGTGAGCGTGTACGACTCGACGCGGCACACAGGCAAGACCAAGGAGTCCAGTGTGAACTGGAGCTATCCAGACCAGCACAGTGTGGAGGTGCTGGACGGTACCAAAGGCAAACTGGATGG ATTCAAGTCAATTCTTTCCCCAAGCAGAGATGGATTTACCCAGGAGCTCAGTGTGCCTCCAAAAAGATTTccaaaaat GAACAAAGTGAGCGTGTCCAGAGTCTCCAAGTCCAATCTATTCTGTCTGTTCCGCTCTGTGTGCCAGCGGAGCGGCCGCACCGAACTCCTCTCCCTGCCCTCATACTCCCAGGCCAAGATGTCGGCCATGTCCTTCCAGCTAGCCAAGCAGCAGTTCTTCCGAGCTCTCAGCGGCCACGGTTACGGCGCCTGGATCGGCAAGCCGCTAGAAGAGAAGAGCTTTGAGTCCGGGGAGGGAAACGCGAACAATGGAGCGTGTTTCCCTGTGGGGTTCGCCAGCAGTAGAAACGGAGGCGTAGTGGATATCAAGCAAGAGGAGGCATAG